One segment of Ferrimicrobium acidiphilum DSM 19497 DNA contains the following:
- a CDS encoding glycosyltransferase family 4 protein produces MTLSPRIGFVGTELAPLLPNAGGLERLVTGWARGLADTYTTSSYTRFDDSTPATAISRRPLAELASQCDAMVINNRPEWARELLQPTLLVLHNTVEAWNLTDWSPEEHKLSKPVSLPDNVTVVTVSKYLSSHAQHYLGLTAPPEVLPPFIDPAFGVGPSWQRSTGPLLFPNRLLNKKGVVETIEAMDLVSDPSIRMVFLANFAPWLEPNEEHLELMDRIRASSRCIVEPRIPDSVDLAARMTASAGVVAPSTLPEGLGLVPLESLALGIPTLISGLGGLEELIPYGAIKVEPSDANAFAAAIECVVSSPPAIDAKAVRHDFSLDHSLNVLRRLLNQLTLR; encoded by the coding sequence ATGACTTTGTCGCCTCGGATAGGTTTCGTCGGCACCGAGTTGGCGCCACTGCTCCCAAACGCAGGCGGTCTTGAACGGCTGGTGACAGGATGGGCAAGAGGGCTCGCGGACACCTATACCACCTCGTCCTACACCCGTTTCGACGACTCGACTCCGGCGACTGCGATCAGCCGACGGCCGCTTGCCGAGTTGGCCTCTCAGTGTGACGCTATGGTGATCAACAATCGACCTGAATGGGCACGCGAGCTTTTGCAGCCAACCCTGCTCGTTCTTCACAACACCGTTGAAGCTTGGAATCTGACGGACTGGAGCCCAGAAGAGCACAAGTTGTCCAAGCCAGTGTCGCTACCCGACAACGTCACCGTCGTGACGGTATCAAAGTACCTGTCCAGTCACGCACAGCACTACCTCGGGCTCACAGCGCCTCCAGAAGTTCTACCTCCCTTTATTGACCCCGCCTTTGGCGTCGGACCGTCATGGCAACGATCAACCGGACCGCTCCTGTTCCCGAATCGGCTGCTCAATAAGAAAGGTGTGGTCGAGACTATTGAGGCAATGGACCTGGTCTCTGACCCATCGATACGCATGGTCTTCTTGGCCAACTTCGCCCCCTGGCTCGAGCCAAACGAAGAACATCTAGAGCTCATGGACCGGATACGAGCATCGTCACGATGCATAGTAGAGCCACGTATCCCAGATAGCGTTGACCTAGCCGCACGGATGACGGCATCTGCCGGGGTGGTGGCACCATCTACCCTGCCAGAGGGTCTAGGGTTAGTTCCGCTGGAATCGCTCGCCTTAGGCATCCCTACTCTGATCAGTGGACTTGGAGGATTAGAAGAACTAATCCCCTATGGGGCGATCAAGGTTGAACCCTCCGACGCCAACGCCTTCGCAGCGGCCATTGAGTGCGTTGTGAGTTCACCACCAGCGATAGATGCCAAAGCAGTCCGCCATGACTTTAGCCTCGACCACTCTCTCAATGTACTCCGACGGCTGCTTAATCAGCTCACTCTACGGTAA
- a CDS encoding LysR family transcriptional regulator, giving the protein MITPEQRRIDPNYLITLALVAETHNLSDAAKELGISQPGVSQQLKHLSDAVGQRLHLRSGHGVELSVAGEDLARRAREVYRAYRGVLDYVDSVAKGNDGLLLIAASNTVSAYILPRWLVRYRTKYPGVDLRTRSLNSSEVTELVIAGEFEVGVIESPSEELPEHMLEIVVGGDHLVYVVRPELLGALPNQMLGWGEVSRIPLILREAGSGVRRATEQALASSGLSPRLAIELAGGEAVKEAILQGVGGGFLSSLAVVREIASQELVRVEIRELSPISRRFRIISRARESLSTPAARFVETAETVGAPEVE; this is encoded by the coding sequence ATGATTACTCCAGAACAGCGCCGCATCGACCCGAACTATCTCATCACGCTGGCGCTCGTCGCAGAGACCCACAACCTCTCAGACGCGGCAAAGGAGCTTGGGATCTCGCAACCGGGCGTCTCGCAACAGCTCAAGCATCTCTCTGATGCCGTTGGACAACGACTGCATCTCCGATCCGGTCACGGTGTCGAGCTCTCTGTCGCAGGAGAGGATCTTGCTCGTCGTGCGCGCGAGGTCTATCGCGCCTATCGGGGCGTCCTCGACTATGTCGATAGCGTCGCTAAGGGGAACGATGGACTTCTCTTGATCGCAGCCTCTAACACGGTCTCTGCCTATATTCTCCCGCGCTGGTTGGTACGCTATCGCACCAAGTACCCCGGTGTTGATCTTCGTACTCGCTCGCTCAATTCATCAGAGGTTACTGAGCTGGTGATCGCCGGTGAGTTCGAGGTTGGGGTCATCGAATCCCCCTCCGAAGAGCTACCTGAGCACATGCTCGAGATAGTGGTTGGAGGCGATCATCTCGTCTATGTGGTACGCCCAGAGCTGCTAGGAGCCTTGCCGAACCAGATGCTTGGCTGGGGAGAGGTCTCTAGGATCCCACTAATTCTCCGCGAGGCTGGTTCTGGTGTGCGGCGTGCGACTGAGCAGGCTCTGGCGTCGAGCGGGCTCTCTCCAAGGTTGGCGATTGAGTTGGCCGGTGGAGAGGCGGTAAAGGAGGCAATACTACAGGGGGTCGGGGGTGGGTTCCTCTCGTCATTAGCTGTCGTGCGAGAGATAGCATCCCAAGAGCTAGTACGAGTCGAGATCCGTGAACTTTCCCCGATCTCGCGTAGGTTTAGGATTATTTCGCGTGCTAGAGAGAGTCTCTCTACTCCAGCAGCACGGTTCGTGGAGACCGCCGAAACGGTGGGAGCACCGGAGGTCGAGTGA
- a CDS encoding holo-ACP synthase: MNIRTGIDAVDLPRFRLALQRTPQMSRRLFTDDEVQSVAGRPESLAARFCVKEATMKLLGVGLGAVRFQEIETLRLASGAPVLRLSGTAARLARDCGCVEFALSLTHTKLLAIAHVVALIEG; encoded by the coding sequence GTGAATATTCGGACCGGCATCGATGCCGTAGATCTGCCTCGTTTTCGACTCGCGCTTCAGCGAACTCCACAGATGAGCAGGCGTCTTTTCACCGACGATGAAGTCCAATCGGTGGCTGGCAGACCTGAAAGTTTGGCAGCTCGCTTCTGTGTCAAAGAGGCGACGATGAAGCTACTGGGAGTGGGTCTCGGTGCAGTCCGATTTCAAGAGATCGAGACCCTGCGCTTGGCCTCCGGTGCTCCGGTGCTCCGGCTATCTGGCACAGCAGCTCGGCTAGCTCGCGACTGTGGCTGCGTCGAGTTCGCGCTTAGCTTGACGCACACCAAGCTTCTCGCTATTGCTCACGTGGTAGCGCTAATCGAGGGGTGA
- a CDS encoding NAD(P)H-hydrate dehydratase: MSILEVVVVESVVTIAEVANYDRELARRGETGEVIDRVGFALAQTAVSLLGGSYGRRVLIVAGRGNNGNDGRSMAIHLGYLGVAVTVVKPEELESVLMGPSPDLIVDAMVGTGLSRPFDPPKFPEGIPVLSIDIPSGVGGDTGEILGGAVRADYTAVIGGFKFGHLFAPGRDYSGQLVRVLPTLAPAVSQCHIVTSRDLEAVMPQLPSDSHKWSASVMVVGGSPGMRGAASFGSAGAMAVGAGIVHLVTRAEPTEWLEHPDEVVVDRLESYFAEPVVAASRRFRAMVVGPGLGGSLQIGNFVRRLLIDTDCPVVLDADGLTCFRDGSNLARTLTRRRASTVLTPHRGEFERVFGAIEGSPVVACRQAAIDLGAVVLLKGSPTIIADPSGAVALSAAGTAKLASAGTGDVLAGVIAGLLAQGMSAYEAAWVGAYMHGAAGAGVSTGKVTATSLVDAIAHYYGGLHCVASAQELLR, translated from the coding sequence GTGTCGATTTTGGAGGTCGTTGTCGTGGAGTCGGTAGTCACGATTGCAGAAGTCGCGAATTATGATCGTGAACTGGCTCGAAGAGGCGAGACCGGTGAGGTGATTGATCGTGTCGGGTTCGCGCTTGCTCAGACAGCGGTCTCCCTCCTAGGTGGTAGCTATGGTCGCCGAGTTCTGATCGTGGCGGGTCGCGGCAATAACGGCAACGACGGTCGGAGCATGGCGATACATCTCGGCTATCTGGGTGTAGCGGTGACGGTGGTAAAGCCTGAAGAGCTCGAGAGCGTGTTGATGGGCCCAAGCCCTGACTTGATAGTGGATGCGATGGTTGGAACTGGTCTTTCCCGTCCTTTTGATCCTCCAAAGTTTCCAGAGGGCATACCAGTGCTCTCGATCGATATTCCGTCGGGGGTCGGAGGGGATACAGGAGAGATTCTTGGCGGGGCCGTTCGTGCTGACTATACCGCTGTGATCGGTGGCTTTAAGTTTGGTCACCTATTCGCTCCCGGCCGCGACTACTCAGGGCAGCTGGTGCGTGTACTCCCCACGTTGGCCCCAGCAGTTTCACAGTGCCATATCGTCACCTCTCGTGACCTGGAAGCGGTGATGCCACAGCTGCCGTCAGATAGTCATAAGTGGTCTGCTAGCGTCATGGTCGTGGGAGGATCGCCAGGCATGCGAGGCGCAGCGAGTTTTGGCTCTGCTGGCGCTATGGCTGTCGGTGCTGGCATCGTGCACCTCGTCACCCGCGCAGAGCCCACAGAATGGCTCGAACATCCAGACGAAGTCGTGGTTGACCGGTTGGAGTCCTACTTTGCCGAGCCGGTAGTGGCTGCCTCACGTAGATTCCGGGCCATGGTGGTGGGTCCTGGTCTTGGTGGCTCACTCCAGATAGGCAACTTTGTCCGCCGCCTGTTGATAGATACTGACTGCCCGGTTGTACTCGATGCCGACGGATTGACCTGTTTTCGTGATGGCTCGAATCTCGCCCGAACACTGACTCGACGTCGAGCCTCCACAGTATTGACACCTCACCGTGGCGAGTTCGAGCGTGTTTTTGGCGCTATAGAGGGATCGCCGGTAGTCGCCTGCCGGCAGGCGGCGATCGATCTTGGCGCAGTGGTTCTACTGAAGGGATCTCCAACGATTATCGCTGATCCATCCGGGGCGGTTGCGCTGTCGGCTGCCGGAACAGCAAAGCTGGCGAGCGCGGGTACCGGCGATGTGCTAGCAGGTGTTATAGCTGGTCTGCTTGCCCAAGGGATGTCGGCCTACGAGGCGGCGTGGGTCGGTGCCTATATGCACGGCGCGGCGGGCGCTGGCGTCTCAACCGGAAAGGTGACAGCCACCTCTTTGGTTGACGCCATCGCCCATTACTATGGGGGCCTCCACTGTGTTGCATCCGCTCAGGAACTGCTTCGGTGA
- the alr gene encoding alanine racemase, giving the protein MIPSLHRPTYVEVDLAAVRDNVARVHAFARANVGSSVKLGAVVKADAYGHGAIRIAEAASAAGAEVFFVATFDEAMALREGIDEPAIVMLSEPDPSMLGEVIRYRITPTVHTMTTLRCMIDVVDSLSGRDRSLYHPSLQLEIETGLRRMGSDASAAVALARGARSARIDVAGVYSHFARADEGEEGRDSVMKQVRCLNDVYRQIVDQLDARPLLHVANTAGLVNYPQTGFDLVRLGIGMYGYGAPELCVRPALRLVSRVARIHELPGAGGVSYGHRQLFPEGTSIATIPIGYADGYRRGLFEGGAEVLIRGQRHRLAGVVAMDYVMVAVGDPTVEVGDEVVLIGDQGSESIGADELASRLSTISYEILTGISVRVPRNYRG; this is encoded by the coding sequence GTGATTCCATCGTTGCACCGCCCAACCTACGTTGAAGTCGATCTCGCAGCGGTGCGCGATAACGTAGCTAGAGTTCACGCCTTTGCTCGAGCCAATGTCGGGTCGTCGGTCAAACTCGGTGCAGTTGTGAAGGCAGACGCCTATGGCCATGGTGCTATCAGGATCGCAGAGGCCGCCAGTGCCGCTGGAGCCGAAGTCTTCTTTGTGGCCACCTTCGACGAGGCGATGGCCCTTCGTGAGGGCATAGATGAGCCTGCCATCGTTATGTTAAGCGAGCCGGATCCCAGCATGTTGGGTGAGGTGATAAGGTATCGGATCACTCCAACTGTTCATACGATGACTACCCTTCGGTGCATGATCGATGTGGTCGACTCACTCTCTGGACGGGATCGTTCGCTCTATCACCCCTCACTGCAGCTCGAGATAGAGACCGGTCTTCGTCGCATGGGGAGTGATGCCTCCGCCGCGGTCGCGCTGGCACGGGGGGCGCGATCCGCTCGGATCGATGTGGCCGGCGTCTACTCACATTTTGCCAGGGCTGATGAGGGCGAGGAGGGTCGCGATAGTGTGATGAAACAGGTGAGATGTCTTAACGATGTCTACCGGCAGATCGTTGACCAACTAGACGCTCGACCTCTTCTCCATGTTGCCAACACCGCCGGCTTAGTCAACTATCCGCAGACAGGTTTCGATCTGGTTCGACTTGGGATTGGCATGTATGGTTACGGTGCACCGGAGCTATGCGTGCGACCGGCGCTTCGACTTGTAAGCCGGGTGGCCCGGATCCATGAGCTTCCAGGGGCTGGAGGTGTATCATATGGGCATCGCCAGCTGTTCCCAGAGGGGACGTCAATTGCGACGATTCCGATAGGGTACGCCGATGGCTACCGACGCGGGCTCTTTGAGGGTGGCGCTGAGGTTTTGATTCGAGGACAGCGTCATCGGTTGGCGGGCGTGGTTGCGATGGACTATGTTATGGTCGCCGTCGGTGATCCGACGGTCGAGGTCGGTGATGAGGTTGTGCTCATCGGCGATCAGGGGTCGGAGTCGATCGGTGCAGATGAACTCGCCTCACGACTCTCGACCATCAGCTACGAGATCCTGACCGGGATCAGCGTCCGTGTGCCTAGGAACTACCGTGGTTGA
- a CDS encoding uracil-DNA glycosylase, whose protein sequence is MVDNLDLLIRDAQACQACALAASRTQVVVGEGCVPSDLMIIGEGPGAREDELGRPFVGRSGGLLDRLIAEELGRTREQIYIANVVKCRPPNNRDPRPEEMEACASLLDRQLKLVAPRVVLLLERTAVGRVLGTKVPLGSLRGRLYDLGGVTVIPTYHPAFALRGGAARLTEMRVDFARVHLLLEEGRP, encoded by the coding sequence GTGGTTGACAATCTTGATCTGCTAATTAGGGATGCACAAGCCTGCCAGGCCTGCGCTCTCGCAGCGAGTCGTACCCAGGTGGTGGTTGGTGAGGGTTGCGTGCCTAGCGACTTGATGATCATTGGCGAAGGACCTGGTGCTCGTGAAGATGAACTTGGCCGTCCCTTCGTTGGTAGATCAGGAGGTCTACTCGATCGACTCATCGCGGAGGAGCTTGGACGCACTAGAGAGCAGATCTATATTGCCAATGTCGTGAAATGTCGCCCACCCAATAATCGCGACCCGAGGCCCGAGGAGATGGAGGCCTGTGCTTCGCTACTAGATCGCCAGTTGAAGTTGGTGGCTCCAAGAGTCGTACTTCTCCTGGAAAGGACTGCAGTTGGCCGCGTGTTGGGAACCAAAGTACCACTCGGCTCGTTGCGTGGGCGTCTCTACGATCTCGGTGGAGTGACGGTGATACCGACCTACCACCCAGCGTTTGCATTGCGAGGAGGAGCAGCCCGCCTCACGGAGATGCGGGTCGATTTTGCGAGGGTGCATCTGCTGCTCGAGGAGGGCCGGCCGTGA
- the tsaE gene encoding tRNA (adenosine(37)-N6)-threonylcarbamoyltransferase complex ATPase subunit type 1 TsaE — MKLSVETAGAMFELGHRLGSALQPGDLVLLTGELGAGKTTFTQGVADGLGIQRSVTSPTFVTVKPYLLAGGGELYHVDLYRVDDPDYLYEQGILEELERGAMVVVEWAERSRLLDEYERLLVRIQLEGERRRLEVEATPGWQERLRWLL; from the coding sequence GTGAAGCTCAGCGTTGAGACTGCGGGGGCGATGTTCGAGCTGGGACACCGACTTGGATCTGCGCTGCAACCCGGCGACCTTGTATTGTTAACCGGTGAACTCGGTGCAGGGAAGACCACCTTTACCCAGGGAGTAGCTGATGGTCTTGGAATCCAACGATCGGTGACGTCACCAACTTTTGTCACCGTCAAGCCGTATTTGCTCGCCGGCGGTGGCGAGCTCTATCACGTTGATCTGTATCGAGTGGATGACCCTGACTACCTGTACGAACAGGGAATTCTCGAGGAGCTGGAGCGTGGTGCAATGGTAGTTGTTGAGTGGGCAGAGCGCTCACGACTGCTCGATGAGTATGAGCGACTGTTGGTGCGGATCCAACTAGAAGGGGAGAGGCGCCGGTTGGAGGTCGAGGCAACACCTGGATGGCAGGAGCGTTTACGATGGCTGCTTTGA
- the rimI gene encoding ribosomal protein S18-alanine N-acetyltransferase: MKIRLTPMAEEHLEDVLRIEQKISGIPWSRRLFEDELGRREDRRYRVAVAEENDQLVGYLGMLYIVDEAHIATVGVDPDQWGRGVATRLVLDALEAAHMERIKDCTLEVRSHNERAKRLYQRFGFAPVALRRGYYHDNGEDAIIMWLYDLDAPTELARRREIADELDQGGSARV; this comes from the coding sequence ATGAAGATTCGCCTTACCCCAATGGCTGAGGAGCATCTCGAGGATGTTTTGCGGATCGAGCAGAAGATCTCTGGCATTCCTTGGAGCAGACGACTCTTCGAGGATGAGCTCGGCCGACGTGAGGATCGACGTTATCGGGTAGCTGTGGCAGAGGAGAATGATCAGCTTGTTGGCTACCTAGGAATGCTCTACATCGTCGACGAGGCCCATATCGCCACCGTGGGAGTCGATCCTGATCAATGGGGTCGCGGGGTGGCGACTCGATTGGTCCTCGACGCTCTCGAAGCGGCACACATGGAGAGGATCAAGGATTGCACGCTTGAGGTTCGATCACATAACGAACGCGCTAAAAGACTTTATCAACGGTTTGGTTTTGCTCCTGTAGCGTTGAGGCGTGGCTATTACCATGACAATGGAGAGGACGCCATCATTATGTGGCTCTACGATCTAGATGCTCCAACCGAGTTGGCTCGTCGTCGAGAGATTGCGGACGAACTCGATCAGGGAGGTTCTGCACGTGTCTAG
- the tsaD gene encoding tRNA (adenosine(37)-N6)-threonylcarbamoyltransferase complex transferase subunit TsaD produces MSSNHHPTSGLASHTSAGFKQEFSESQLELIDAGVIMGIETSCDETAVAILAGTDVVASVIQSQVDIHASFGGVVPELAARAHDQAILATIEAALAEAKLNLGDLDAIAVTNGPGLPGALMVGVGSAQGLALGAHLPLYPVDHMEGHLFAAALEGPVALPALVLLVSGGHTEMIAVDAPGSYRLVGRTKDDAAGEAFDKVARLLDLGYPGGPAIERAVRDAPPPAIDFPRGLRNEGLDFSFSGLKTAVMSFVRTHPEVGVTEIAAAFQVAAIDALVIKVERALSLDSYASVVIGGGVAANELLRTRIGQVAAGHGVIAAIPAKRYCTDNGAMIAAAAAFHRSIGDMGVVCIDADPQRTLIDLA; encoded by the coding sequence GTGTCTAGCAACCACCATCCGACCTCCGGGCTGGCTTCGCATACGTCGGCTGGTTTTAAGCAGGAGTTCTCGGAGTCGCAGTTGGAACTCATAGACGCAGGCGTGATCATGGGGATCGAGACCTCATGCGACGAGACTGCAGTCGCCATACTGGCAGGAACTGATGTGGTTGCGTCTGTGATTCAATCACAGGTTGATATCCACGCATCCTTTGGCGGGGTCGTGCCTGAGCTGGCAGCGCGCGCTCATGATCAGGCGATTCTTGCTACGATCGAGGCGGCACTCGCCGAGGCCAAACTCAATCTTGGAGACCTCGACGCGATCGCTGTGACCAACGGACCTGGTCTTCCGGGGGCCCTGATGGTCGGTGTGGGGAGCGCTCAAGGATTGGCGTTAGGAGCACATCTTCCACTCTATCCAGTTGACCATATGGAGGGTCATCTTTTCGCAGCCGCGCTTGAGGGTCCGGTTGCACTTCCGGCTTTGGTCTTACTGGTCTCCGGTGGACATACGGAGATGATTGCCGTGGATGCGCCTGGGAGTTACCGACTTGTTGGAAGAACCAAGGATGATGCAGCTGGTGAGGCTTTTGACAAGGTGGCTCGACTGCTCGATCTTGGATACCCAGGTGGACCCGCTATCGAACGAGCGGTCCGTGACGCCCCGCCCCCGGCTATAGATTTCCCTAGAGGTCTGCGCAACGAGGGCCTCGACTTCTCGTTTTCGGGACTAAAGACTGCAGTGATGTCCTTCGTCAGAACCCACCCTGAGGTGGGAGTGACTGAGATCGCCGCTGCGTTCCAGGTGGCGGCGATCGACGCGTTGGTGATCAAGGTGGAACGTGCCTTGTCGCTTGACAGCTACGCGTCGGTTGTGATCGGAGGCGGTGTCGCCGCGAACGAACTGCTGAGAACTCGGATCGGGCAGGTAGCTGCCGGGCATGGAGTCATTGCTGCCATTCCTGCGAAGCGCTACTGCACCGATAACGGAGCTATGATTGCTGCCGCGGCCGCCTTTCACCGATCGATAGGCGATATGGGTGTGGTCTGTATCGACGCTGACCCGCAGCGCACACTCATAGATCTGGCATAA
- the groES gene encoding co-chaperone GroES, whose translation MNLHPLEDRIVVRPAESEERTASGLVIPDTAKEKPQQGQVLAVGPGKRAESTGEIIALDINVGDTVVYSKYGGTEITVDGEDLLILNGRDVLAKVVK comes from the coding sequence ATGAATCTCCATCCCTTAGAGGATCGGATCGTGGTCCGTCCAGCAGAGTCCGAAGAGCGGACGGCATCTGGACTGGTGATTCCTGATACCGCCAAAGAGAAGCCCCAGCAGGGTCAGGTCCTTGCTGTTGGCCCAGGCAAGCGTGCAGAGTCGACTGGTGAGATCATCGCGCTCGATATCAACGTCGGCGATACGGTGGTGTATTCGAAGTATGGAGGAACCGAGATCACGGTTGACGGCGAGGATCTCTTGATTCTTAATGGCCGTGACGTACTCGCAAAGGTGGTTAAGTAA
- the groL gene encoding chaperonin GroEL (60 kDa chaperone family; promotes refolding of misfolded polypeptides especially under stressful conditions; forms two stacked rings of heptamers to form a barrel-shaped 14mer; ends can be capped by GroES; misfolded proteins enter the barrel where they are refolded when GroES binds) produces MPKILQFDETARRSLEAGVNKLADAVKVTLGPKGRNVVLAKSFGAPTITNDGVSIAREIELEDPYENMGAQLVKEVATKTNDVAGDGTTTATVLAQAMIREGLRNVAAGANPMALKRGIEQGVAAAVAAISAQAKPIEGQSDFTQVAAISAADQAIGEVLAEAIGRVGKDGTVTVEESNTFGLELEFTEGMQFDKGYLSPYFVTNPDRQEAILENPYIVYYSSKISSIQQLLPLLEKVMQSGRQLLIIAEDLEGEALATLVVNKIRGTFTSVAVKAPGFGERRKAMLQDMAVLTGGQVIAEEVGLKLENATLDLLGEARRVEVTKDATKIIGGSGDKAEVEGRIAQIRREIDDTDSDWDREKLQERLAKLAGGVAVVKVGAATEVELKEKKHRIEDALSATRAAIEEGIVAGGGTALLRARSSVIEAAAKLEGDEATGARLIAKALEEPLKWIAFNAGLEGPVAVQTVEREKGNVGLNARTGVYEDLVKAGVIDPAKVTRSALQNAASIAALLLTTEALVADKPEPKDSGAAAAAAAAGMGGMGGMGGMM; encoded by the coding sequence ATGCCGAAGATTTTACAGTTTGATGAGACAGCTCGTCGTTCGCTAGAGGCCGGTGTCAACAAGCTCGCAGACGCGGTGAAGGTGACACTCGGGCCAAAGGGCCGCAACGTAGTGCTCGCAAAGTCATTTGGAGCTCCGACCATCACCAATGATGGCGTCTCGATCGCTCGGGAAATTGAGCTCGAGGATCCGTACGAGAATATGGGTGCTCAGCTAGTCAAAGAGGTTGCAACCAAGACCAACGATGTCGCTGGTGATGGCACTACGACCGCTACTGTTCTCGCTCAGGCGATGATTCGAGAGGGGCTGCGTAACGTCGCCGCTGGGGCTAACCCAATGGCGCTCAAGCGTGGTATCGAGCAGGGAGTCGCCGCGGCTGTTGCGGCTATCTCAGCTCAGGCTAAGCCGATTGAGGGACAGAGCGACTTCACCCAAGTCGCCGCTATCTCTGCGGCCGATCAGGCGATCGGCGAGGTGTTGGCCGAGGCGATTGGTCGGGTAGGCAAGGATGGAACAGTAACTGTCGAGGAGTCGAATACCTTTGGTCTCGAACTCGAATTCACTGAGGGTATGCAGTTTGATAAGGGTTACCTCTCGCCGTACTTTGTTACCAATCCAGATCGCCAAGAGGCGATCCTCGAGAATCCTTACATCGTCTACTACTCCTCAAAGATCTCCTCAATTCAGCAACTTTTGCCGCTGCTCGAGAAGGTCATGCAGAGTGGACGACAGCTGTTGATCATCGCCGAGGATCTCGAGGGCGAGGCGCTGGCGACGCTTGTTGTTAACAAGATCCGTGGCACCTTTACCTCGGTAGCCGTAAAGGCTCCTGGATTTGGTGAGCGACGCAAGGCGATGCTCCAGGACATGGCAGTCCTAACTGGCGGTCAAGTTATCGCCGAAGAGGTTGGCCTAAAGCTTGAGAACGCGACCTTGGATCTCTTGGGCGAGGCTCGACGTGTCGAGGTCACCAAGGATGCGACCAAGATCATTGGTGGGTCTGGCGACAAGGCTGAGGTAGAGGGACGAATCGCTCAGATTCGACGTGAGATCGACGACACTGACTCCGACTGGGATCGCGAGAAGCTCCAGGAGCGGCTTGCCAAGCTCGCTGGTGGTGTAGCGGTTGTAAAGGTTGGCGCAGCGACTGAGGTTGAACTCAAGGAGAAGAAGCATCGTATAGAGGATGCACTCTCTGCAACTCGTGCCGCAATCGAAGAGGGAATTGTCGCCGGTGGTGGCACTGCTCTTCTTCGGGCGCGCAGCTCAGTCATCGAAGCAGCTGCCAAGCTCGAGGGTGACGAGGCGACCGGTGCTCGTCTGATCGCCAAGGCGCTCGAAGAGCCGCTGAAGTGGATTGCCTTTAACGCAGGACTCGAGGGCCCTGTGGCGGTCCAGACGGTTGAGCGCGAGAAGGGTAACGTTGGGCTGAACGCACGCACTGGGGTCTACGAGGACCTCGTGAAGGCGGGTGTGATCGACCCAGCGAAGGTTACACGCTCAGCTTTGCAGAATGCTGCCTCGATCGCCGCATTGTTGCTCACTACCGAGGCTCTCGTGGCCGACAAGCCCGAGCCGAAGGATTCCGGTGCCGCAGCAGCGGCCGCCGCTGCCGGCATGGGCGGCATGGGAGGCATGGGCGGGATGATGTAA
- a CDS encoding NUDIX hydrolase: MTVAHDLTGYLQALPNVDLRVPLTFAHLDSRAIATPSEILERLRDRLLGLPRMVGGNSAAVLLLLYPRDGEMMVLMTRRASWLRNHPREVSFPGGAVEPGETLADAALRETFEEVGIHRSNIKLLGLLGSGAVRGSGRSFSGIVGYCETPPITTMNADEVEAVLEVPLGLVYTPDYFCEFWYNRSFGWGLFHFFVMVPDIIWGASARMLVELLALLE; encoded by the coding sequence GTGACGGTGGCACATGATCTGACCGGGTACCTGCAGGCGTTACCCAACGTCGATCTCCGCGTCCCATTGACCTTCGCCCACCTCGACTCTAGAGCTATCGCCACTCCCTCGGAGATTTTAGAACGGCTGCGAGATCGGTTGCTGGGGTTGCCAAGAATGGTCGGTGGCAATAGTGCTGCTGTTCTTCTTCTCCTCTATCCACGGGATGGGGAGATGATGGTGTTGATGACCAGACGTGCATCGTGGCTACGTAACCATCCTCGCGAGGTGTCCTTTCCGGGTGGAGCGGTCGAGCCTGGGGAGACATTGGCGGATGCGGCGTTGCGCGAGACCTTCGAGGAGGTCGGAATCCATCGATCCAACATCAAACTGCTCGGTCTTCTTGGATCAGGTGCGGTCCGTGGTAGTGGGAGGAGTTTCTCCGGAATCGTGGGCTATTGTGAGACGCCGCCGATCACTACCATGAATGCGGATGAGGTAGAGGCGGTACTGGAGGTGCCGTTGGGCCTGGTCTACACCCCGGACTACTTCTGTGAGTTCTGGTATAACAGAAGCTTTGGGTGGGGTCTTTTCCACTTTTTTGTTATGGTGCCCGATATCATTTGGGGTGCCTCAGCGCGTATGCTTGTCGAGTTACTTGCCCTACTTGAGTGA